A window of the Fibrobacter sp. UWH6 genome harbors these coding sequences:
- a CDS encoding PD-(D/E)XK nuclease family transposase — MNLYQMSHFLEEIHDAKKNGGDIHEIIERYHRLYKYVYIYNDLCAKEILTGGGKDLSLVTNLANAALRLTGSDCISNPTLENPVVSGGYVYKDIEEDILISRRRLDEKDEPVVDRIGLEIQHVGYDAYNNRLLFYVARHVGNMLKKGDFYDKMQNVHIISFQMFDYLPWKVSKRYVHNVRLLDDEYHTFSNQQTLTIVEVNKFLTHADTDYAQDDSRLAQWLRAIDALNNNDDFSTFVNDRHFQCLQKYAEVSTFAPELFVKAGEHMKDDVEVAAYIARKEGREEERAKYEVEKEEMAAKFEARIRELEALLAQKG; from the coding sequence ATGAATCTTTATCAAATGAGCCATTTTTTGGAAGAAATCCACGATGCGAAGAAGAATGGCGGTGATATCCACGAAATCATCGAGCGTTACCATAGGCTGTACAAGTACGTATACATCTATAACGACCTCTGCGCCAAGGAAATCCTGACCGGCGGAGGCAAGGACCTTTCCCTGGTGACGAACCTGGCCAACGCCGCCCTGCGCCTTACCGGAAGCGACTGCATCAGCAACCCTACGCTGGAGAACCCCGTAGTTTCGGGCGGGTATGTTTACAAGGATATCGAGGAGGACATCCTCATCAGCCGCCGGCGCCTCGACGAAAAGGACGAACCTGTGGTGGACCGCATCGGCCTGGAAATTCAGCACGTTGGTTATGATGCCTACAACAACCGTCTGCTCTTCTACGTAGCCCGTCACGTTGGCAATATGCTCAAGAAAGGCGATTTCTACGACAAGATGCAGAACGTCCACATCATCAGCTTTCAGATGTTCGACTATCTGCCCTGGAAGGTATCCAAGCGTTACGTCCACAATGTCCGCCTCCTGGATGACGAATACCACACGTTCAGCAACCAGCAGACCCTCACCATCGTCGAGGTGAACAAGTTCCTCACGCATGCGGATACGGACTACGCCCAGGATGACAGTCGCCTTGCCCAGTGGCTACGGGCCATTGACGCGTTGAACAACAACGATGACTTTTCGACCTTCGTAAACGACAGGCATTTTCAGTGCTTGCAAAAGTACGCGGAAGTAAGTACATTTGCTCCAGAGCTTTTTGTCAAGGCAGGAGAACACATGAAAGACGATGTCGAAGTAGCCGCATATATCGCCCGCAAGGAAGGCCGCGAGGAAGAACGCGCGAAGTACGAAGTCGAGAAGGAGGAAATGGCCGCGAAGTTTGAGGCTCGCATTCGTGAACTGGAAGCGCTGTTGGCGCAAAAAGGCTAA
- a CDS encoding type II secretion system protein J, which produces MNKRGFTLMELLVYMAIVGIVVVIAGQVYSDSTKMRIRTQGMITANEIAENAGVLIRDDVSQMGAKSFLGASGYEAHDAVFIDPYNTDVTKQDYSSFVYKAGSKNDSLYFKKMRYSEDGSYQAVEGISWHVDGTSLVRSCQTIVNEASAVIDDACPKSDPYDVVIAEGVESFKIRPARPAVLSANADAAQLFPPGGGDSFRLLSRIDGTDFFRAILSPENGGVAVTISGFTSNYDATNELYTTERKANQLYASEANGNVGEWSDLCTKVNLNPDTTYELSFTLPRTGNNDNSQTFIPGVDYMSVGFRTTEGNKIEGLRDFSFFPTTAASANSIARTALFKVNSPVEACIAFTFAPYSPLFSSGSIAISQLKLIKVADLNFTFAPGYVPELEDKVNVRAFKDSLVVKKNGETGFSSHIIAVPSNGVGAN; this is translated from the coding sequence ATGAATAAGCGTGGTTTTACATTGATGGAACTTTTGGTCTATATGGCCATTGTTGGCATTGTGGTGGTGATCGCAGGCCAGGTTTATAGTGATAGCACCAAGATGCGAATTCGTACCCAGGGGATGATTACTGCCAATGAAATCGCTGAAAATGCTGGAGTCCTGATCAGGGATGATGTTTCGCAGATGGGAGCAAAAAGTTTTCTGGGTGCTTCTGGATACGAAGCTCACGATGCTGTTTTTATTGATCCCTATAATACAGATGTAACAAAGCAGGATTATTCCTCCTTCGTGTATAAAGCCGGTTCAAAGAATGATAGCCTTTATTTCAAGAAAATGCGCTATAGCGAAGATGGATCCTATCAGGCTGTTGAGGGAATTTCCTGGCATGTTGACGGTACATCGCTGGTCAGGTCCTGTCAAACTATTGTGAACGAAGCGTCTGCTGTTATCGATGACGCATGCCCAAAGAGCGATCCTTACGATGTTGTTATTGCAGAAGGCGTTGAATCTTTTAAGATTCGACCTGCAAGGCCTGCTGTATTGAGTGCGAATGCAGATGCTGCACAGCTATTTCCACCGGGAGGAGGTGATTCCTTTAGACTTTTGTCTCGTATTGATGGTACGGATTTTTTTAGAGCGATTCTTTCTCCTGAAAATGGTGGCGTTGCTGTAACCATTTCCGGATTTACCTCGAATTATGATGCTACAAATGAATTGTATACTACTGAACGTAAGGCGAACCAGCTATATGCGAGCGAGGCTAATGGCAATGTAGGAGAATGGAGCGATCTTTGCACGAAGGTTAATTTGAACCCGGATACGACCTACGAACTTTCCTTTACGCTTCCGAGAACAGGCAATAACGACAATTCACAGACTTTCATTCCTGGCGTAGACTATATGTCTGTAGGCTTTAGGACAACCGAGGGAAATAAAATTGAAGGTCTTCGCGACTTCAGCTTTTTCCCGACAACTGCTGCTTCGGCAAATTCCATTGCGAGAACAGCTCTCTTTAAGGTGAACAGTCCGGTGGAGGCTTGCATAGCCTTTACCTTTGCTCCCTATTCCCCTTTGTTCTCTTCGGGATCCATTGCAATCAGCCAATTGAAATTGATTAAGGTGGCAGACCTCAACTTTACCTTTGCGCCTGGATATGTTCCTGAACTAGAAGATAAGGTAAATGTTCGCGCATTTAAGGATTCCCTAGTTGTTAAGAAAAATGGTGAAACAGGTTTTTCCTCGCACATTATTGCCGTACCCAGTAACGGTGTGGGTGCAAACTAA
- a CDS encoding tetratricopeptide repeat protein, producing the protein MANETNTNSSEVKDFFVAHGSKLIAVVVAIIVIVVGVVQFRDYQKAAASEQAELLGPGMAMLYAGEKENAFAEFQSKINGGKLSGVALAKAALYSANIKYEAGDFDAAAALFQKSLDNAGSVALVRSAALHGLASVKIEKGDYSAAAGLLEKYIGEYAKRTGDKEDRYQKDEPVDEVPMVADAMWKLTLVYQQLGAADKAKKTAERILVVYGDNNNYADKAKKFLAD; encoded by the coding sequence ATGGCTAACGAAACTAATACTAATAGCTCTGAAGTTAAGGATTTCTTTGTTGCTCACGGCTCCAAGCTGATCGCAGTTGTTGTCGCAATCATCGTGATTGTGGTGGGTGTGGTCCAGTTCCGTGACTACCAGAAGGCTGCCGCAAGCGAACAGGCCGAACTGCTTGGTCCGGGCATGGCAATGCTCTATGCTGGCGAAAAGGAAAATGCTTTTGCCGAATTCCAGTCTAAGATCAATGGTGGCAAACTGAGCGGCGTGGCTCTGGCCAAGGCTGCTCTCTATTCCGCAAACATCAAGTACGAAGCCGGTGACTTCGACGCTGCAGCAGCCCTCTTCCAGAAGTCTCTGGACAATGCCGGTTCTGTGGCCCTGGTCCGTAGCGCAGCCCTCCACGGTCTCGCTTCCGTGAAGATCGAAAAGGGTGACTACTCTGCCGCTGCCGGTCTGCTCGAAAAGTACATCGGCGAATACGCAAAGCGTACCGGTGACAAGGAAGACCGCTACCAGAAGGATGAACCTGTGGACGAAGTCCCCATGGTTGCAGATGCTATGTGGAAGCTCACTCTGGTGTACCAGCAGCTGGGTGCCGCCGACAAGGCCAAGAAGACTGCTGAACGTATCCTGGTGGTCTACGGCGACAACAACAACTACGCCGACAAGGCCAAGAAGTTCCTGGCTGACTAA
- a CDS encoding helicase-associated domain-containing protein has product MNPNGAIIVQSNMEIMVEVDAPTYEAARDAIAPFTELVKSPEHLHTYKISPLSLWNAAATGLRAKEVLERLDSQSRYPIPQTVISEVEDYMGRYGLLRMKKDDGNNLIVESDDKFMFTEICQLKEVAPYILEFIDDCHAIVDPERRGHLKMALTNAGFPVEDLAGYTVGDPLPIKLRDTMLCGKEFKLRDYQKEAAQVFYASGSEKGGSGVIVLPCGSGKTVIGIATMALIQTKTLILTPNISASRQWIREICDKTDLTPDMVKEYSGEVKEIGPVTVATYQILTQRKRAKKSDKENPELAEIDLEEGTEEEVKKELANFPLFSQQKWGLMIYDEVHLLPAPVFRLSTEMQATRRLGLTATLVREDHKETEVFSLIGPKKYDIPWRILEAQGWIATADCNEIRIPMEAELKMKYALAPVREKITLASTNPEKTDIVQRLLKHYSAPEDRVLIIGQYIDQLENLSATLDIPLITGKTPNKDRDRLYAAFRDGSLKNLMISKVGNFAIDLPDANVLIQISGTFGSRQEEAQRLGRVLRPKQDGGAAHFYSIVTQDSKEQEFAMNRQLFLTEQGYAYKIIKRGDWDILARTPEELAARK; this is encoded by the coding sequence ATGAATCCAAATGGCGCTATTATTGTTCAGAGTAACATGGAAATTATGGTGGAAGTCGACGCTCCCACCTACGAAGCAGCACGTGACGCAATCGCTCCTTTCACCGAACTGGTAAAGAGCCCGGAACACCTGCATACCTATAAGATCAGCCCCCTCAGTCTGTGGAACGCCGCAGCAACGGGCCTTCGCGCCAAGGAAGTTCTGGAACGCCTGGACAGCCAGAGCCGTTACCCCATTCCCCAGACCGTGATTTCCGAAGTGGAAGACTACATGGGCCGTTACGGCCTGCTCCGCATGAAGAAGGACGATGGCAACAACCTGATCGTGGAATCCGACGACAAGTTCATGTTCACGGAAATCTGCCAGCTGAAGGAAGTGGCTCCCTATATCCTGGAATTCATCGACGACTGCCACGCCATCGTAGACCCGGAACGCCGCGGTCACCTGAAGATGGCCCTGACCAACGCCGGCTTCCCGGTAGAAGACTTGGCAGGTTATACCGTTGGCGACCCGCTGCCCATCAAGCTCCGCGATACCATGCTCTGCGGCAAGGAATTCAAGCTTCGCGACTACCAGAAGGAAGCCGCCCAGGTGTTCTACGCCTCCGGCTCCGAAAAGGGTGGCTCCGGCGTGATCGTGCTGCCTTGCGGCTCCGGTAAGACAGTGATCGGCATCGCCACCATGGCACTCATCCAGACCAAGACCTTGATTCTTACCCCCAACATTTCCGCTTCCCGCCAGTGGATCCGCGAAATCTGCGACAAGACCGACCTTACTCCCGACATGGTGAAGGAATACTCCGGCGAAGTGAAGGAAATCGGCCCCGTTACCGTGGCCACCTACCAGATTCTAACCCAGCGCAAGCGCGCCAAGAAGTCTGACAAGGAAAATCCGGAACTGGCAGAAATCGACCTGGAAGAAGGAACCGAAGAAGAAGTCAAGAAGGAACTGGCAAACTTCCCGTTGTTTAGTCAGCAGAAGTGGGGCCTGATGATTTACGACGAAGTCCATCTGCTGCCCGCTCCCGTGTTCCGCCTGAGTACCGAAATGCAGGCCACCCGCCGTCTGGGCCTTACCGCAACCCTGGTCCGCGAAGACCACAAGGAAACGGAAGTGTTCAGCCTTATCGGTCCCAAGAAATACGACATCCCTTGGCGTATTCTCGAAGCCCAGGGCTGGATTGCCACCGCCGACTGTAACGAGATCCGCATTCCCATGGAAGCGGAATTGAAGATGAAGTACGCCCTGGCTCCGGTCCGCGAAAAGATCACCCTGGCCAGCACCAACCCCGAAAAGACGGATATCGTGCAGCGCCTGCTGAAGCACTACTCCGCTCCCGAAGACCGAGTTCTGATTATCGGCCAGTATATCGACCAGCTGGAAAACCTGTCCGCCACTCTGGACATTCCCCTGATTACCGGCAAGACTCCCAACAAGGACCGCGACCGCCTTTATGCCGCCTTCCGTGACGGAAGCCTCAAGAACCTGATGATTTCCAAGGTGGGTAACTTCGCCATCGACCTGCCCGATGCCAACGTGCTGATCCAGATTTCCGGTACCTTCGGTAGCCGCCAGGAAGAAGCACAGCGTCTGGGCCGCGTACTCCGTCCCAAGCAGGATGGCGGTGCAGCCCACTTCTACAGTATCGTGACCCAGGATTCCAAGGAACAGGAATTCGCCATGAACCGTCAGCTGTTCCTGACCGAACAGGGTTACGCCTACAAGATAATCAAGCGCGGTGACTGGGACATTCTGGCCAGAACCCCCGAAGAACTGGCCGCCCGCAAGTAA
- the aroE gene encoding shikimate dehydrogenase: MSQIKLNGKSETLCIFGNPIGHSKSPLMHNALFEALGINAAYVPFSPEPQNLADAIKGFRALKIRGANVTIPYKTPVMELVDELSDISRFTCSVNTLYWKNGIVGGTLCGTTTDPYGCIRNLEEFGVNVSGKKVALLGNGGAAKAIAYTLVEKKCELTIVCRTAEKGQALANMLNMAFNDSAPQVMMVTFDDFAAITDSIDIIINATSVGMTPNVDDSPLPREELRPHQAVCDIVYTPLCTKLLQLADEVGCKVVTGEGMLVHQGIESFRKWFPKETENKTNDELAAIMRKGMQG; the protein is encoded by the coding sequence TTGAGCCAGATTAAATTGAATGGAAAGTCGGAGACGCTTTGCATCTTCGGTAATCCTATTGGACATAGCAAATCGCCCCTGATGCACAATGCGCTTTTCGAAGCCCTGGGCATCAATGCGGCCTACGTGCCGTTCTCTCCGGAGCCCCAGAACCTGGCTGATGCCATTAAGGGTTTCAGGGCACTAAAGATCCGTGGTGCCAACGTCACCATTCCTTACAAGACTCCTGTCATGGAACTTGTAGACGAACTTTCTGACATATCAAGATTTACCTGTAGCGTAAATACGCTTTACTGGAAAAATGGAATTGTCGGCGGCACCCTCTGTGGCACCACAACAGATCCCTACGGCTGCATCCGCAACCTGGAAGAATTCGGCGTGAACGTCAGCGGCAAGAAAGTCGCCTTGTTGGGTAACGGTGGAGCCGCCAAGGCCATCGCCTACACATTGGTAGAAAAAAAATGCGAATTGACCATCGTATGCCGTACCGCAGAAAAGGGACAGGCCCTGGCCAACATGCTGAACATGGCCTTTAACGATTCCGCTCCGCAGGTCATGATGGTCACCTTCGATGACTTCGCCGCCATTACCGACTCCATCGACATTATCATCAATGCAACTTCCGTGGGTATGACACCCAATGTAGACGATTCGCCCCTTCCCAGGGAGGAACTGAGACCCCATCAGGCCGTTTGCGACATCGTTTACACGCCCCTTTGCACCAAGCTTTTGCAGCTGGCCGATGAAGTGGGATGCAAGGTCGTTACCGGCGAAGGCATGCTGGTACACCAGGGAATCGAAAGCTTCCGCAAGTGGTTCCCTAAAGAAACTGAAAACAAGACTAACGACGAACTAGCCGCAATCATGCGCAAAGGAATGCAGGGTTAA
- the aroB gene encoding 3-dehydroquinate synthase — MGKHIFFTGFMASGKSRTGRALAERLNRPYVDTDAIIVERAGKTISEIFEQDGEAKFREMERDVVAEFASKTEPHVISLGGGALTQDANLKVIRENGTIIRLWAKPEVLSERIGRKNTRPLLANLSDEERLAKIKQMLKDREPNYAHADFSVESSNDFTEDHVIERILHILKFWESHALDVRPSSGGRYPIFIGKNIISDVGVLLESLKLSPTHDFLVCTDTNIAKAQSNTLGELRCQAGRCPVFKFQAGEKNKTLHNLNQLYSFMLHRGYTRKSCLLQFSGGVVGDMAGFGAATYQRGIPFIQFPTTLLSMVDSSVGGKVAVNHPEGKNMIGAFYQPHAVVVDLAVLSTLPENEYLAGLAEIVKYGVIYDEEFFRYMEENVDKIKAHDLDVLKHLIYRSCAIKAEVVGIDEKEAGLRAILNYGHTFGHAIENLTHYELYTHGIAVSLGMRVAARAAVLLNKMSAADEARQNKLLDDLGFPKTYDIDVAKAWDAMAVDKKAEKGTRVYILPTKIGEVKKVTNIDQNVVAEAWKAIKL, encoded by the coding sequence ATGGGTAAGCATATTTTCTTTACGGGTTTTATGGCTAGCGGCAAGTCCCGCACCGGTCGCGCTCTGGCAGAACGACTGAACCGCCCCTATGTGGACACCGACGCCATCATCGTCGAACGTGCCGGCAAGACTATTAGCGAAATTTTCGAACAGGACGGCGAAGCCAAGTTCCGCGAAATGGAACGTGATGTTGTAGCAGAATTCGCCTCCAAGACGGAGCCCCACGTTATTTCTCTAGGTGGTGGTGCCCTGACCCAGGATGCCAACTTGAAGGTGATCCGCGAAAACGGTACCATCATCCGTCTGTGGGCTAAGCCCGAGGTTCTCTCGGAACGTATCGGTCGCAAGAACACCCGCCCCCTGCTGGCAAACCTGAGCGATGAAGAACGCCTGGCCAAGATCAAGCAGATGCTGAAGGATCGCGAGCCCAACTACGCCCATGCAGACTTTAGCGTAGAAAGTTCCAACGACTTTACCGAAGACCACGTTATCGAACGCATTCTTCACATCCTGAAGTTCTGGGAAAGCCACGCCCTGGACGTACGCCCCAGCAGCGGCGGACGCTACCCCATCTTCATCGGCAAGAACATTATTTCTGACGTTGGCGTCCTGCTGGAAAGTCTTAAGCTCTCCCCCACCCACGACTTTTTGGTCTGCACCGACACCAACATCGCCAAGGCCCAGAGCAACACCCTGGGCGAATTGCGCTGCCAGGCCGGACGCTGCCCGGTATTCAAATTCCAGGCCGGCGAAAAGAACAAGACTTTGCACAACCTGAACCAGTTGTACAGTTTTATGCTGCACCGCGGTTACACCCGCAAGAGCTGCCTGCTGCAGTTTAGCGGTGGCGTCGTAGGCGACATGGCCGGTTTCGGCGCAGCCACCTACCAGCGCGGCATTCCCTTTATCCAGTTCCCCACCACCCTGCTCTCCATGGTAGACAGTTCCGTAGGCGGTAAGGTGGCCGTGAACCACCCCGAAGGCAAGAACATGATTGGTGCCTTCTACCAGCCCCACGCCGTGGTGGTAGACCTGGCCGTACTCAGCACCCTTCCCGAAAACGAATACCTGGCAGGCCTTGCCGAAATCGTGAAGTATGGTGTTATCTATGACGAGGAATTCTTCCGCTATATGGAAGAGAACGTAGATAAGATCAAGGCCCATGACCTGGATGTGCTGAAGCACCTGATCTACCGCAGCTGCGCCATCAAGGCTGAAGTGGTGGGCATCGACGAAAAGGAAGCCGGTCTCCGCGCCATCTTGAACTACGGTCACACCTTTGGCCACGCCATCGAGAACCTGACCCACTACGAACTGTACACCCACGGTATCGCCGTGTCCCTGGGCATGCGAGTGGCAGCCCGCGCCGCTGTTCTCCTGAACAAGATGTCTGCCGCCGACGAAGCGCGTCAGAACAAGTTGCTGGACGATCTCGGATTCCCCAAGACTTACGACATCGACGTAGCCAAGGCCTGGGACGCCATGGCTGTTGACAAGAAGGCCGAAAAGGGGACCCGCGTATACATCTTGCCCACCAAGATTGGCGAGGTGAAGAAGGTGACCAACATCGACCAGAATGTGGTGGCAGAAGCCTGGAAAGCTATCAAGTTGTAA
- a CDS encoding GDP-mannose 4,6-dehydratase — MSILVTGGTGALGFHILSSLAGTTHDLYSFSDEQPQPWQKADGVTYLNGDLLNFKDVLEMLQKVSPTHIYHLASQSSVGISYMKPNETLNINLMGTQNLLEAVRQVCPKAKVMLLSSSEIYGRTEKNLTYLHKETDLPNPLTPYATSKACMELLGNQFRNANGLHVVFVRPFYFTGPHHSRRFVIPSIAYQLVKIKYYGAEPTIYSGSLDVSRDIVDVRDVARGMIQILNQAESGDIYNICCGKSYTIREVVEMMVDIADVSVDFRFDPGYERRNEIPLLIGDPTKIMDIGWKPMICMEDSLTDLFNEMVQRRRIELKMGMGKDLRL, encoded by the coding sequence ATGAGCATTCTAGTTACAGGCGGTACAGGAGCATTAGGTTTTCACATTCTTTCCAGCTTGGCTGGAACAACCCATGACCTTTACAGTTTTAGTGACGAACAGCCTCAGCCGTGGCAAAAGGCCGACGGAGTTACTTACCTGAACGGCGACCTTCTGAATTTCAAGGATGTACTTGAAATGTTGCAGAAGGTTTCCCCCACCCACATTTACCATCTGGCCAGTCAGTCTTCCGTTGGCATCAGCTACATGAAGCCCAACGAAACCCTGAACATCAACTTGATGGGAACCCAGAACCTTCTGGAAGCGGTGCGTCAGGTCTGCCCCAAGGCAAAGGTAATGCTCCTAAGTTCCAGCGAAATTTATGGCCGTACCGAAAAAAACTTGACGTACCTCCATAAGGAAACCGACCTACCTAATCCCCTTACTCCTTATGCCACTTCCAAGGCCTGCATGGAACTTCTGGGAAACCAGTTCCGCAACGCCAACGGGCTCCATGTGGTATTCGTGCGCCCCTTCTACTTTACGGGTCCTCACCACAGCCGCCGTTTCGTGATCCCATCCATCGCCTATCAGCTGGTAAAGATCAAGTACTATGGCGCTGAACCCACCATCTATTCCGGAAGCCTTGACGTAAGCCGAGACATTGTGGACGTACGTGACGTGGCCCGCGGCATGATCCAGATCCTGAACCAGGCCGAATCCGGTGACATCTACAACATCTGCTGCGGAAAGTCCTACACCATCCGCGAAGTGGTGGAGATGATGGTGGATATTGCAGACGTAAGTGTCGATTTCCGCTTCGACCCCGGTTACGAACGACGTAACGAAATACCTCTACTCATCGGTGACCCCACCAAGATTATGGATATCGGCTGGAAACCCATGATCTGCATGGAAGACAGTTTGACCGACCTGTTCAACGAAATGGTTCAGCGCCGTCGAATTGAACTGAAGATGGGCATGGGCAAAGACCTGCGACTCTAA
- the hisA gene encoding phosphoribosylformimino-5-aminoimidazole carboxamide ribotide isomerase, with protein sequence MTKFRPCIDLHDGKVKQIVGSSLNDSGAGLKTNFETDRSSAWFAELYKKDGIKGGHVIMLGKGNVEAAKAALAAYPGGLQVGGGISADNAKEYLDAGASHVIVTSWIFPEGKLDRERLEALVAVTGKEHLVLDLSCKRTNEPGSEPQWSIATNRWQTLIDIQITPENLQDLARYCNEFLVHAADVEGKQQGMDDDLIRFLSKHSPIKVTYAGGAKCLADLEHCKEISDGKIDLTIGSALDLFGGKGVKYDECVKFNQAQG encoded by the coding sequence ATGACAAAATTTCGCCCTTGTATAGACCTGCACGACGGCAAGGTCAAGCAGATTGTAGGAAGTTCCCTAAATGATTCGGGAGCGGGCCTCAAGACCAATTTTGAAACGGACCGTTCTTCTGCCTGGTTCGCCGAACTTTACAAGAAAGACGGCATCAAGGGTGGACATGTCATTATGCTGGGCAAGGGAAACGTTGAAGCCGCAAAGGCTGCCCTGGCCGCTTACCCCGGCGGACTGCAAGTAGGTGGAGGCATCTCTGCCGATAACGCCAAGGAATATCTGGATGCAGGTGCAAGTCATGTCATCGTCACCAGTTGGATATTCCCCGAAGGCAAACTGGACCGCGAACGCCTGGAAGCATTGGTCGCTGTAACCGGCAAGGAACATCTGGTTCTAGACTTGAGCTGCAAGCGCACCAACGAACCCGGCTCCGAACCCCAATGGAGCATTGCCACAAACCGCTGGCAAACCCTTATCGATATTCAAATTACGCCAGAAAACCTGCAGGACCTGGCCCGTTATTGCAATGAATTCCTGGTTCATGCCGCAGACGTCGAAGGCAAGCAGCAGGGTATGGACGACGACCTGATCCGGTTCCTGTCTAAGCACAGCCCCATCAAGGTCACCTACGCAGGTGGCGCCAAGTGCCTCGCCGACCTGGAACATTGCAAAGAAATTTCTGACGGAAAAATTGACCTCACCATCGGAAGCGCACTGGACCTTTTCGGTGGCAAAGGAGTAAAGTATGACGAATGCGTCAAATTCAACCAAGCTCAAGGCTAA
- a CDS encoding glycosyltransferase yields MTNASNSTKLKANEKLDSRPNIFGRTVTSTFRKEYGIKHKPPGNIRTCWIPPIVFGSALLNLPKLLKLRFHLKKERKERLSKNPDDVSVLYYSDNLDETNGIANNLRNVIPYMRAHGLKAFLAGSAFNTRPCGVVENSYCMLLPRMFSMEQLGYANSELAIPRVGPVLRLMKRYPVDIIELETPSPGAWLIAICGIIAGVKVMSHYRTDVPQYTRTLVKAKWMHAYVLWLMQVFYWMARPVISPCDDYSDALVNELKVPRDQVKLMPRGLPLERFQPDMRGKGTWEKFGSTREQRKVRFAFIGRISKEKNLEFLNNVWKKFAARHDDVELMYVGYGWYLEEIKKYFEGDKSVSFAGEQGGETLSGLYADADFFLFPSTTDTFGNVVVEAMSTGTPAVVSNYGGPRNIVDNEKYGWILPIEEDKWLDALENCRTLKLERESGYEQMRKDCHERSKRYTLENSSKSQFEFFRQVAKKHYKL; encoded by the coding sequence ATGACGAATGCGTCAAATTCAACCAAGCTCAAGGCTAACGAAAAGTTGGACAGCCGCCCGAATATTTTCGGACGCACCGTCACCAGTACTTTCCGCAAGGAATACGGCATCAAGCACAAGCCCCCTGGCAACATTCGCACTTGCTGGATTCCGCCCATCGTTTTCGGTTCCGCCCTGCTGAACCTGCCCAAGCTTCTGAAGCTTCGCTTTCACCTGAAGAAGGAACGCAAGGAACGTCTAAGCAAGAATCCAGACGACGTTAGCGTGCTGTACTACTCCGACAACCTGGATGAGACTAACGGCATCGCCAACAACCTGCGCAACGTGATTCCCTATATGCGTGCTCACGGTCTGAAAGCCTTCCTGGCAGGCAGCGCCTTTAATACCCGCCCCTGCGGCGTGGTCGAAAACAGCTACTGCATGTTGCTGCCCCGCATGTTCAGCATGGAACAGCTGGGATACGCCAACAGCGAACTGGCTATCCCCCGCGTAGGTCCGGTACTCCGCTTGATGAAGCGCTACCCTGTAGACATTATCGAGCTGGAAACTCCCAGCCCCGGAGCCTGGCTGATTGCCATTTGCGGTATCATTGCCGGCGTGAAGGTCATGAGCCATTACCGCACCGACGTTCCCCAGTACACCCGCACCTTGGTGAAGGCCAAGTGGATGCACGCCTACGTGCTCTGGCTGATGCAGGTATTCTACTGGATGGCCCGCCCCGTCATTAGCCCCTGCGACGACTATTCCGATGCCCTGGTAAATGAGCTGAAGGTTCCCCGCGACCAGGTGAAGCTGATGCCCCGCGGACTCCCCCTGGAACGATTCCAACCCGATATGCGCGGCAAGGGAACCTGGGAAAAGTTCGGCAGCACTCGCGAACAGCGTAAGGTTCGTTTCGCCTTTATCGGTCGAATCTCCAAGGAAAAGAATCTGGAATTCCTGAATAACGTGTGGAAGAAATTCGCTGCCCGCCACGACGACGTGGAACTGATGTACGTTGGCTACGGCTGGTATCTGGAAGAAATCAAGAAGTACTTTGAAGGGGACAAGTCTGTCAGCTTTGCAGGCGAGCAGGGTGGCGAAACCTTGTCAGGCCTGTATGCCGACGCTGACTTCTTCCTGTTCCCCAGTACCACGGACACCTTCGGAAATGTGGTGGTAGAAGCCATGTCTACGGGAACTCCGGCTGTGGTCAGCAACTATGGCGGCCCCCGCAATATCGTAGACAACGAAAAGTACGGCTGGATTCTCCCCATCGAAGAAGACAAGTGGCTTGACGCTCTCGAAAACTGCCGCACCCTGAAACTGGAACGCGAATCCGGCTACGAACAGATGCGCAAGGATTGCCATGAACGCAGCAAGCGTTACACCCTGGAAAATTCCAGCAAGTCCCAGTTCGAATTCTTCCGTCAGGTGGCAAAGAAGCACTACAAGCTGTAA